One window from the genome of Desulfurobacterium indicum encodes:
- the dxs gene encoding 1-deoxy-D-xylulose-5-phosphate synthase produces MILDKIHGPDDIKKLSIDELKQLSEELRKYIIDVVTKTGGHLASSLGVVELTIALLKVFSPPEDEIVWDVGHQAYSYKILTDRKDRFPTLRQYKGISGFPSIKESPYDAFGAGHSSISISSALGIKVAKRLKGEKGKVIAVIGDGALTAGEAYEGLNNAGQLKEDLIVILNDNRMSISPNIGAMANYLIRVTTDEWLRKTKGHFEKVVKKIFGEHIYKRMKRFEDLIVKGLFPPGMLFEELGFRYIGPVDGHNLETLIPVIENVSKMKGPTLVHVLTKKGKGYKPAEERPDKFHGVPKKKISVSVEKPVPKWTSVFSDALIELAEKDERIVAITAAMPSGTGLDKFQKKFPGRYFDVGIAEQHAVTFGAGLAKKGLRPVVAIYSTFLQRAYDQIIHDVALQELPVIFAIDRGGIVGEDGATHHGVFDLSYLRIVPNIIVSAPKDENELRNLLYTALKSNIPFAIRYPRGAATGVEIEKEFKEILIGSWEVLKEGKDIAVIASGWEVSQALEAAKELEKRGLSVTVVNARFIKPIDEVLLTDIAKRHKFIVTIEENTVKGGLGGAVDEFLSSWYDGKVYNIGIPDMFIEHGDQMLLRRKLGLTGKEIADKILNINSSFLKLF; encoded by the coding sequence TTGATTTTAGATAAAATTCATGGTCCTGATGATATAAAAAAACTTTCCATAGATGAGCTGAAACAGTTATCAGAAGAGCTTAGAAAATACATAATAGATGTTGTTACAAAAACCGGCGGTCATCTTGCATCTTCTCTCGGTGTGGTAGAGCTGACGATTGCCCTTTTAAAAGTTTTTTCTCCGCCTGAAGATGAAATAGTCTGGGATGTAGGGCATCAGGCATATTCCTATAAAATTCTTACCGATAGAAAAGACAGGTTTCCGACATTAAGGCAGTATAAAGGTATTTCAGGTTTTCCTTCAATAAAAGAGAGTCCGTATGATGCTTTTGGAGCTGGCCACAGCAGTATTTCCATATCGTCAGCTCTTGGAATAAAGGTTGCAAAGAGATTAAAAGGTGAGAAGGGAAAAGTTATTGCCGTAATTGGAGATGGTGCTCTGACAGCCGGTGAAGCTTATGAGGGACTTAATAACGCTGGTCAGCTGAAAGAGGATTTGATTGTTATTCTTAACGATAACAGGATGTCTATTTCCCCTAACATCGGTGCCATGGCCAATTACCTTATCAGGGTTACTACTGATGAGTGGCTCAGAAAAACGAAGGGACATTTTGAGAAGGTTGTGAAAAAGATATTTGGAGAACATATATACAAGCGAATGAAGCGTTTTGAAGACTTAATAGTTAAAGGATTATTTCCTCCAGGTATGCTTTTTGAAGAGCTCGGTTTTAGGTATATAGGTCCTGTTGACGGACATAATCTTGAAACCTTAATTCCTGTTATTGAAAATGTTTCAAAGATGAAAGGGCCTACTCTCGTTCACGTTTTAACAAAGAAAGGAAAGGGTTACAAACCTGCAGAAGAAAGGCCCGATAAGTTTCATGGTGTTCCAAAAAAGAAGATTTCCGTTTCTGTTGAAAAGCCCGTTCCGAAATGGACTTCCGTCTTTTCTGATGCATTGATAGAACTTGCTGAAAAGGATGAGAGGATAGTTGCGATAACAGCTGCCATGCCTTCGGGGACAGGGCTTGATAAGTTTCAAAAAAAGTTTCCTGGTAGATATTTTGATGTTGGTATTGCGGAGCAGCACGCCGTTACATTCGGTGCTGGTCTTGCTAAAAAAGGGTTAAGACCTGTTGTTGCTATTTATTCAACATTTTTACAGAGGGCTTACGATCAAATTATTCACGATGTTGCCCTTCAGGAACTTCCTGTTATCTTTGCGATTGATAGGGGTGGTATTGTAGGAGAAGACGGTGCAACCCACCACGGTGTATTTGATCTTTCATACCTTCGAATAGTGCCAAACATTATTGTTTCTGCACCGAAAGATGAGAATGAACTGAGAAACCTTCTATATACAGCTCTTAAGTCTAACATTCCTTTTGCTATAAGATATCCCCGGGGAGCTGCAACAGGTGTTGAGATAGAGAAGGAGTTTAAAGAGATTCTGATAGGTAGCTGGGAAGTTTTGAAAGAAGGTAAGGATATTGCAGTTATCGCTTCTGGATGGGAAGTTTCTCAGGCACTTGAAGCTGCAAAAGAACTTGAGAAGAGAGGTTTAAGCGTTACTGTTGTTAATGCAAGATTTATAAAGCCTATTGATGAAGTTCTTCTAACCGATATAGCAAAGAGACATAAATTTATCGTAACCATTGAAGAGAACACCGTTAAAGGAGGACTTGGAGGTGCCGTTGATGAGTTTTTAAGTAGCTGGTATGATGGAAAAGTTTATAACATTGGAATTCCTGATATGTTTATAGAGCACGGCGATCAGATGCTTTTAAGAAGAAAACTTGGATTAACAGGAAAAGAAATAGCTGATAAAATTTTGAATATAAATTCTTCATTTTTAAAGTTATTTTAA
- a CDS encoding polyprenyl synthetase family protein: protein MDLKRYLEEKKAFIDKVLVDYLPEEPPFGRRLYDAVKYSLTVGGKRLRPILCLAGCEVVGGEQKDALPVAVALEMIHTYSLVHDDLPAMDNDTLRRGHPTTWKNFNEATAILAGDALLNRAFEVLSECSLDSDLKVKVISEIGRAAGMLGMVLGQQCDMEAEGRKDVSLKELEFIHRHKTGALITASVVSGGIVGRGSKEEIEALRNYGQLIGYAFQIIDDVLDVVGDESKIGKNVGSDIKKGKITFVTFYGIEGAKKKAEEAVTRAVKSLEIFEEEKREPLERIACFIVEREY, encoded by the coding sequence ATGGATCTGAAAAGGTATCTTGAAGAAAAGAAAGCTTTTATAGATAAAGTTTTAGTGGATTATCTTCCTGAAGAGCCGCCTTTTGGCAGAAGACTTTATGATGCGGTTAAATATTCTCTTACCGTTGGTGGCAAAAGGTTAAGGCCGATACTATGTCTTGCCGGTTGTGAGGTTGTAGGTGGGGAACAAAAAGATGCACTTCCTGTTGCCGTTGCTCTTGAAATGATACATACCTATTCCCTTGTTCATGATGATTTACCGGCCATGGATAACGATACCCTAAGGCGCGGACATCCAACAACCTGGAAAAATTTTAATGAAGCCACGGCCATTTTAGCTGGTGATGCACTTTTAAACAGGGCTTTTGAGGTTTTGTCTGAATGTTCTCTTGATTCCGATTTAAAAGTGAAGGTTATTTCTGAAATTGGAAGAGCTGCTGGAATGTTAGGGATGGTTCTTGGACAGCAGTGTGACATGGAAGCAGAAGGTAGAAAAGATGTTTCACTTAAAGAGCTTGAGTTTATACACAGACACAAAACAGGAGCTTTAATAACTGCTTCTGTTGTATCTGGTGGTATTGTTGGCAGAGGTAGTAAAGAGGAGATAGAAGCCCTGAGAAATTACGGACAGCTAATAGGTTATGCTTTTCAGATAATAGATGATGTTCTTGATGTTGTTGGTGATGAGTCAAAAATTGGAAAAAATGTCGGTTCTGACATTAAAAAAGGAAAGATTACGTTTGTAACATTTTACGGTATTGAAGGAGCCAAAAAGAAAGCTGAAGAAGCAGTTACCAGAGCGGTTAAATCTCTTGAGATTTTTGAAGAGGAAAAAAGAGAACCTCTGGAGCGAATAGCCTGCTTTATTGTGGAGAGGGAGTATTGA
- a CDS encoding proline--tRNA ligase, with product MRFSRLFAPTLKESPADAEIPSHKLLVRAGFIRKKAAGLYDILPLGVRTLLKIEKIIREEMNRAGAQEVSLPIMHPSELWIESGRWDVYGKEMIKFKDRHERDYALGPTAEEMITDLVRKEIRSYKQLPINLYQIGKKFRDEIRPRFGLMRCREFIMKDAYSFHVNVEDAEREYWNMYETYSRIFKRMGLNFRAVEADTGEIGGKFSHEFMVIADTGEGKLVYCEKCGYAASTEKAEQAEPAIPQGRESLYKEIEEVYTPNVKSIDDVAGFLGVGASSLAKLIVIVADNKPYAILLRGDREINELKLSRLLKVKDFRFATDEEVKKFTGQEPGFLSPVNIGVPLIVDVSVAEMVNFYTGSGRKDYHLKNINWGRDFSVEQFYDVAEVKGGDRCPRCGAPLIEKRGIEVGHIFKLGTRYSEAMNCVFVDESGKERPMVMGCYGIGVTRVMAAAVEQNYDKWGIIWPVAIAPFEVEVIPVNVKDNKQMEVAENIYKGLIDKGIDTLIDDRDERAGFKFKDADLIGIPYQIVVGKKVFDGVVEVKIRRTGKKIEIPLTQAAQLVINLLNEEVKNL from the coding sequence ATGCGTTTCTCAAGACTTTTTGCCCCAACGTTGAAAGAGTCACCTGCTGATGCGGAAATACCAAGTCATAAGCTTCTTGTCAGAGCTGGTTTTATTAGAAAGAAGGCTGCAGGCCTTTATGATATTTTGCCTTTAGGGGTGAGAACACTTTTAAAGATTGAAAAGATCATAAGGGAAGAGATGAATCGTGCAGGTGCACAGGAAGTTTCCTTACCTATAATGCATCCTTCGGAGCTCTGGATTGAAAGTGGTAGATGGGATGTTTACGGTAAGGAGATGATTAAGTTTAAGGATAGACATGAGAGGGATTATGCTCTGGGTCCTACAGCTGAGGAGATGATAACAGATCTTGTCAGAAAGGAGATAAGGTCTTATAAACAACTTCCCATTAATCTTTATCAAATAGGTAAGAAATTCAGAGATGAGATTCGCCCCCGCTTCGGACTTATGAGGTGTAGAGAATTTATTATGAAAGATGCGTACTCTTTCCACGTTAATGTTGAGGATGCAGAAAGAGAATACTGGAATATGTATGAGACATATTCCAGAATTTTTAAAAGGATGGGGTTAAACTTCAGAGCTGTTGAGGCAGACACCGGTGAAATAGGCGGAAAGTTTTCTCACGAATTTATGGTTATTGCGGATACCGGTGAGGGGAAACTTGTCTATTGTGAAAAGTGCGGCTATGCTGCAAGCACCGAAAAGGCAGAGCAGGCCGAGCCGGCCATTCCGCAGGGAAGAGAATCTTTGTATAAAGAGATTGAAGAAGTTTATACGCCGAATGTTAAATCAATTGATGATGTAGCCGGCTTTTTAGGTGTTGGTGCTTCTTCACTTGCAAAGCTGATTGTTATTGTTGCGGATAATAAGCCATATGCGATTCTTTTGAGAGGCGATAGAGAAATTAATGAACTTAAACTTTCAAGGCTTTTAAAAGTTAAGGATTTTAGGTTTGCTACTGATGAAGAAGTAAAAAAGTTTACAGGCCAGGAACCTGGTTTTCTGTCACCCGTAAACATAGGAGTTCCTTTAATTGTTGATGTTTCTGTTGCTGAGATGGTTAATTTCTATACTGGAAGTGGCAGAAAGGATTATCACCTTAAAAATATCAACTGGGGCAGAGATTTTTCCGTTGAACAGTTTTACGATGTTGCTGAAGTAAAGGGTGGAGATAGATGCCCCCGTTGTGGTGCGCCTCTTATTGAGAAGAGAGGTATTGAAGTAGGACACATTTTTAAACTTGGAACTAGATATAGCGAGGCTATGAACTGTGTTTTTGTAGATGAGAGCGGTAAAGAGAGGCCTATGGTTATGGGATGTTATGGAATAGGTGTTACGAGGGTTATGGCAGCTGCTGTGGAACAAAACTATGATAAGTGGGGTATTATATGGCCTGTTGCAATAGCACCTTTTGAGGTAGAAGTAATTCCGGTTAACGTTAAAGATAATAAACAGATGGAAGTGGCGGAAAATATTTATAAGGGGCTTATAGATAAAGGTATTGATACTCTTATTGATGATAGAGATGAAAGAGCTGGTTTTAAATTTAAAGATGCGGATTTGATAGGTATTCCATATCAGATCGTTGTTGGAAAAAAAGTGTTTGATGGGGTTGTTGAGGTTAAGATTAGAAGAACTGGCAAGAAGATTGAGATTCCTTTAACGCAAGCTGCTCAATTAGTTATAAATTTGTTAAACGAGGAAGTTAAAAATTTGTAA
- the pgsA gene encoding CDP-diacylglycerol--glycerol-3-phosphate 3-phosphatidyltransferase has translation MRNNAYEDLKMSSIPNTLTFLRMLFIPFIVLFIVEGMYMVSFVLFVLSSLTDFLDGYLARRMKSVTNFGKLLDPVADKILTSSVLIALTYKHLCDPFSVTAIVAREEAVTGLRAIAASKGKVLPAGNTGKLKTVFIMFSILLLLSGFKRYGEIFLIISAFIAVYSGAIYFYNFFRVSGEENG, from the coding sequence ATGCGTAATAATGCCTATGAAGATTTAAAGATGAGCAGTATTCCGAACACGCTTACCTTTTTAAGAATGCTGTTTATTCCATTTATTGTTCTCTTTATAGTTGAAGGGATGTATATGGTCTCTTTCGTTCTTTTTGTTCTGTCCTCTTTAACGGACTTTCTTGACGGATATCTTGCAAGACGGATGAAAAGTGTTACCAATTTCGGAAAACTTCTTGATCCTGTTGCCGATAAAATATTAACATCCTCTGTTCTTATCGCCCTTACTTATAAACATTTATGTGATCCTTTTTCTGTTACGGCAATAGTCGCAAGAGAGGAAGCAGTTACAGGATTAAGAGCAATTGCTGCATCTAAAGGAAAAGTGCTTCCCGCAGGAAATACCGGAAAATTAAAAACTGTGTTTATCATGTTTTCTATTCTTCTTCTGTTGTCCGGTTTTAAACGCTACGGAGAAATATTCCTGATTATTTCGGCTTTTATCGCTGTTTATTCAGGAGCGATCTACTTTTATAACTTTTTCAGAGTAAGTGGAGAGGAAAATGGATAG
- the dnaN gene encoding DNA polymerase III subunit beta, translating to MKIKINKEVLKEAVKKVASAADRKGNIPILSNILLAASDNTLSLYATDLDIGIATIVNCEVMEEGNTTVNAQKLMKLVSSLSVEEVECELEGNMFTVRTMGSRFSLATLPPDEFPQIKIKGENEVSIPSEEIDKAIRKVAYAASRDEVRYNLMGVYLNSNGERIDAVATDGHRLALYTMDASVSEFGVIIPRRTLGELKRLLKGTGEVKISTEGNQIFFEIDDTYLFSSVIEGEYPDYMAVIPEDNPLKAVVNKDEMLTALKEVSVIYERDDTQPVIMIFNPDRVKLVARRFDSIDAGEEAEVEIPCEYNGEEFEIVFNVKHMVEAVGSFDSDSITIAMDGPMTQVLLESSEEPQLKCVIMPMKI from the coding sequence ATGAAAATTAAAATAAATAAGGAAGTATTGAAAGAGGCTGTGAAAAAAGTTGCGTCAGCTGCCGACAGAAAAGGTAACATTCCGATTCTTTCAAATATTTTGCTTGCCGCCAGCGACAACACGCTTTCCCTTTATGCAACGGATCTTGATATAGGTATAGCAACAATCGTTAATTGCGAAGTAATGGAAGAGGGTAATACAACGGTTAATGCTCAGAAACTGATGAAACTTGTTTCAAGTCTTTCCGTAGAAGAAGTTGAATGTGAGCTTGAAGGAAACATGTTCACAGTTAGAACTATGGGATCAAGATTTTCACTGGCAACATTACCGCCTGATGAATTTCCTCAAATAAAGATAAAGGGTGAAAATGAGGTTTCTATACCTTCTGAAGAGATCGATAAAGCTATCAGAAAGGTTGCTTATGCGGCAAGCAGGGATGAAGTAAGGTATAACCTTATGGGAGTCTATTTAAATTCCAATGGTGAAAGAATAGATGCGGTTGCTACTGACGGTCATAGATTGGCTCTTTATACTATGGATGCTTCTGTTTCTGAATTTGGAGTTATTATTCCAAGAAGAACACTTGGTGAACTTAAAAGGTTACTGAAGGGCACCGGTGAGGTTAAGATTTCAACCGAAGGCAATCAAATATTTTTCGAAATAGATGATACCTACCTTTTTAGTTCAGTTATAGAAGGAGAGTATCCAGATTACATGGCTGTTATTCCAGAAGACAATCCTTTGAAAGCGGTTGTTAACAAAGATGAGATGCTTACCGCTCTTAAAGAAGTGTCTGTAATATATGAAAGGGACGATACACAGCCGGTTATTATGATTTTCAATCCTGACAGGGTAAAACTTGTAGCAAGGCGTTTTGATTCTATAGATGCAGGTGAAGAGGCGGAGGTTGAGATTCCCTGTGAATACAACGGTGAAGAGTTTGAGATAGTCTTTAACGTTAAACATATGGTGGAAGCCGTTGGAAGTTTTGACAGTGATTCAATTACCATTGCTATGGATGGTCCTATGACTCAGGTTTTACTTGAGAGTTCTGAAGAGCCGCAGTTAAAATGCGTAATAATGCCTATGAAGATTTAA
- the plsY gene encoding glycerol-3-phosphate 1-O-acyltransferase PlsY, which translates to MDSAMLKVLIVVLSFLSGSIPFGYIIGKLKGVDVRKHGSGNIGATNVSRVLGKKIGLLVLILDALKGAISVLIVKAVGLPLHYQLMAALFAVLGHCFSPFLRFKGGKGVATGIGAFTVISPINALLAVGIFIFIFAVTRYVSLSSITAVATYVIAFKYLVSPCPDHFFFVAVAGFVIIIKHYANIIRLIKGEEKKYGSEKVS; encoded by the coding sequence ATGGATAGTGCTATGTTAAAGGTTTTAATAGTGGTTCTTTCTTTTCTTTCGGGTTCCATTCCTTTTGGTTACATAATAGGAAAATTAAAAGGTGTTGACGTTAGAAAGCACGGCAGCGGAAATATAGGTGCTACTAATGTTTCTAGAGTTTTGGGAAAGAAAATTGGTCTTCTTGTTTTAATTCTTGATGCTCTGAAAGGTGCTATTTCTGTTTTGATTGTTAAAGCTGTCGGCTTACCTCTTCATTACCAGCTGATGGCAGCTCTATTTGCAGTTTTAGGTCATTGTTTTTCTCCGTTTTTAAGATTTAAAGGCGGAAAAGGTGTTGCAACGGGAATAGGCGCTTTTACTGTTATATCACCTATTAATGCTCTTCTTGCAGTCGGAATTTTTATATTTATTTTTGCTGTTACACGGTATGTTTCTCTGAGTTCTATAACTGCTGTTGCTACTTATGTGATTGCCTTTAAATACCTTGTTTCTCCGTGTCCTGACCATTTCTTTTTTGTTGCTGTTGCAGGTTTTGTAATAATAATAAAACATTATGCCAACATTATAAGACTTATTAAAGGTGAGGAAAAGAAGTATGGATCTGAAAAGGTATCTTGA
- the dnaA gene encoding chromosomal replication initiator protein DnaA: MKAIWDKCLKDLKKSIKSHEYKAWIKDLEFVSITGNKLVIKAKDHITKELIEKRYLPAIKDVVAKNFSKPLDISIVLKRTTGHVLELDLRTKKKEAENKIESNLNPKYTFENFIVGASNQFAHAAAIAVAENPGKAYNPLFIYGGVGLGKTHLMQAIGNFIKTMYPSKTVVYVTTESFMNDLIDSLRNDRMTEFREKYRTVDVLLIDDIQFISGKDRTQIEFFHTFNALHGSGKQVVLTSDRPPREIPMLTERLRSRFEWGLIADIQPPDFETRIAILRRKAEDEGIEVSDSVLKLIASRIKSNIRQLEGALLKLKAKAQLEGKPLDEELVKNALKIEPGISHPSSSESDHLPVDEIKKVVSQTMGVTIEELNGSSRKKHIALARQVAMYLCKKFGNYSFPKIASAFNRTDHTTAMHAFNRIKELREKNSELNQLITEIENTLARLIDTSV; this comes from the coding sequence GTGAAGGCCATATGGGACAAGTGTTTAAAGGATCTCAAAAAATCCATAAAAAGCCACGAGTATAAAGCCTGGATAAAGGACCTGGAATTTGTCTCCATAACCGGCAACAAACTGGTAATAAAGGCCAAAGACCATATTACAAAAGAGCTGATAGAGAAAAGATACCTCCCCGCCATAAAAGACGTTGTTGCCAAAAACTTCAGTAAACCCCTTGATATATCAATAGTCTTAAAAAGAACAACCGGGCACGTTCTTGAATTAGATTTGAGAACTAAAAAGAAAGAAGCAGAAAATAAGATAGAATCAAATCTCAACCCTAAATATACGTTTGAAAACTTTATAGTAGGTGCAAGTAACCAGTTTGCCCATGCAGCCGCAATAGCAGTAGCAGAAAATCCAGGAAAGGCCTACAACCCACTCTTCATATACGGGGGTGTGGGACTTGGGAAAACCCACCTAATGCAGGCAATAGGGAATTTCATAAAAACGATGTATCCATCAAAAACAGTTGTCTATGTAACAACCGAAAGTTTTATGAACGATCTTATAGATTCTCTAAGAAACGACAGAATGACTGAATTCAGAGAAAAATACAGAACAGTTGATGTGCTCTTAATTGACGATATACAGTTTATAAGCGGAAAAGACAGAACACAAATTGAGTTTTTCCACACGTTTAATGCCCTTCACGGCTCCGGAAAACAGGTAGTTCTTACAAGTGACAGACCACCAAGAGAGATCCCAATGTTAACGGAAAGACTCAGAAGCCGTTTTGAATGGGGTCTCATTGCAGATATTCAACCTCCTGATTTTGAAACAAGAATTGCAATACTGAGAAGAAAAGCAGAAGATGAAGGAATAGAGGTTTCTGATTCTGTTCTTAAGCTTATAGCAAGCAGGATAAAGTCAAACATAAGACAACTTGAAGGAGCACTTCTAAAACTAAAAGCGAAAGCACAGCTTGAGGGTAAACCTCTCGATGAAGAACTTGTTAAAAATGCTCTTAAAATAGAGCCTGGGATATCCCATCCGTCATCAAGCGAATCGGATCATCTTCCCGTTGATGAAATCAAGAAAGTAGTTTCTCAGACAATGGGAGTAACCATTGAAGAGCTCAACGGAAGTTCAAGAAAAAAACATATAGCACTGGCAAGACAGGTAGCTATGTATTTGTGCAAAAAGTTCGGTAACTATTCATTCCCGAAGATTGCGTCAGCTTTTAACAGAACCGATCATACAACCGCGATGCATGCTTTTAACAGGATAAAAGAGTTAAGAGAGAAAAATAGCGAACTAAACCAGCTCATCACGGAAATTGAGAACACTCTGGCACGCTTGATAGATACATCGGTATAA
- a CDS encoding glycosyltransferase family 4 protein, with the protein MKVIHVDTEKGWRGGEQQLFYLVKGLAKKNVKQSVACIKGDELWKRCKKEGIETVNLTGNQIKDIFILGKVGKKADIIHAHNAKGHSISVASKPIHKKKVLYTRRVDYPPKNDFLTKLKYSNTDIVISITETVKKILEKEGIKSKVIYSSVEKNIIDKVDKNKVTQIRNSLKKNIIIGNIGALTEQKNQFLFIDMAKLISNKIENTIFPIIGSGKLLYKLKKYAIERKISDKIKFFGFKDDIFNYIKALDIFVLTSNNEGLGSTILQAMMLEIPVVATDAGGVREVVINEKTGLLVPKNDPEALCKAVLRIIEDEKLKKNLIINARKFVNEKFTVDKMVDAYFQLYGEVIK; encoded by the coding sequence ATGAAGGTTATCCATGTTGACACTGAAAAAGGATGGAGAGGCGGAGAACAGCAGCTCTTTTACCTTGTAAAAGGTCTTGCAAAAAAGAACGTCAAACAATCAGTCGCATGTATTAAAGGTGATGAGCTCTGGAAAAGATGTAAAAAAGAAGGAATAGAAACAGTAAATTTAACAGGAAATCAAATTAAAGATATCTTTATACTTGGAAAAGTCGGAAAAAAAGCAGATATTATTCATGCACACAATGCAAAAGGACACAGTATATCCGTAGCATCAAAACCAATACATAAAAAAAAAGTTTTATATACAAGGCGGGTAGATTATCCGCCTAAAAACGACTTTTTAACAAAACTAAAATACAGTAACACCGATATTGTAATATCTATAACAGAAACAGTTAAAAAAATATTAGAAAAGGAAGGAATAAAATCAAAAGTTATATATAGCAGTGTAGAAAAGAATATCATAGACAAGGTAGATAAGAATAAAGTAACACAAATACGAAATTCTTTAAAAAAAAATATAATTATAGGTAATATAGGGGCATTAACAGAACAAAAAAATCAATTTTTATTTATAGATATGGCGAAATTAATTTCCAACAAAATAGAAAACACTATTTTTCCAATTATAGGAAGTGGAAAACTTCTTTACAAACTTAAGAAGTATGCCATCGAAAGAAAAATTTCAGACAAAATAAAATTTTTTGGCTTTAAAGATGATATTTTTAACTACATAAAAGCACTGGACATTTTTGTTCTAACATCTAACAATGAAGGCCTTGGAAGCACTATACTTCAAGCTATGATGTTAGAAATCCCCGTAGTCGCTACAGACGCAGGAGGCGTAAGGGAAGTAGTCATTAACGAAAAAACAGGGCTTTTAGTTCCTAAAAACGATCCAGAGGCGCTTTGCAAAGCTGTTTTAAGAATTATAGAAGATGAAAAATTGAAAAAAAACCTTATAATTAACGCCCGCAAATTTGTTAATGAGAAATTCACAGTTGATAAAATGGTAGATGCATATTTTCAGCTCTACGGGGAGGTAATAAAGTGA
- a CDS encoding thymidine phosphorylase produces MIFKEIIKKKRDGETLTEDEIREAVIRYTKGDIPDYQMAALLMATFFRGMTNEETLYLTDSMLKSGETININCNGTIVDKHSTGGIGDKVSLIIAPVLAEMGFKAVLLSGRALGFTGGTADKLESTGMKVTLSKEEIEKVTEKFGFSISCQTDEIAPADRKIYALRDATSTVESIPLIVSSILSKKLAVNTEAIVFDVKVGSGAFMKTMEMAQALAKGLVNVSRLYGKKAGALITDMNQPLGRTAGNAIEVIESLNAISGDISGDLLEVVTSLVGVLYEITDSGNFKEGKEKAEEIILSGKATNRFTEWIEYLGGTTEPEISKKRLLVKSPEEGYITAIDGEKLGFLIIEMGGGRKKAGEKIDHSVGLRFFKKIGDYVKKGEPIGEIIYNNGDAKSFETSFLKAFTFGKEKVNVNIIKNRI; encoded by the coding sequence ATGATATTTAAAGAGATAATCAAAAAGAAAAGAGACGGAGAAACATTAACAGAAGATGAAATAAGAGAAGCTGTTATTCGCTACACAAAAGGAGATATTCCAGATTATCAGATGGCGGCCCTTTTAATGGCAACCTTTTTCAGAGGAATGACCAATGAAGAAACTCTATACCTAACTGATTCAATGCTGAAAAGCGGAGAGACTATTAACATAAACTGTAATGGAACAATCGTCGATAAACACAGCACCGGAGGAATAGGAGACAAAGTATCTCTTATAATAGCTCCTGTTTTAGCAGAAATGGGATTCAAAGCAGTTCTTCTATCGGGACGTGCATTAGGATTTACTGGAGGAACGGCAGACAAGTTAGAAAGCACCGGCATGAAAGTAACACTCTCAAAAGAAGAGATAGAGAAAGTCACGGAAAAGTTTGGATTTTCAATCTCATGCCAGACAGACGAAATAGCACCAGCTGACAGAAAAATCTACGCTCTGAGAGATGCCACTTCAACAGTTGAAAGTATTCCTTTAATAGTTTCAAGCATTTTAAGCAAAAAACTGGCTGTAAATACAGAAGCCATAGTCTTTGATGTAAAAGTAGGCAGCGGTGCATTTATGAAAACAATGGAAATGGCTCAAGCACTTGCTAAAGGCCTCGTGAATGTCTCCAGACTTTACGGAAAAAAAGCCGGAGCTCTTATAACAGACATGAACCAACCACTGGGAAGAACAGCAGGAAACGCAATAGAAGTAATAGAATCACTGAACGCTATATCAGGAGACATATCTGGAGATCTGCTGGAAGTGGTAACATCACTTGTCGGCGTTCTATACGAAATAACCGATTCTGGAAATTTCAAAGAGGGAAAAGAAAAAGCAGAAGAAATCATACTTTCTGGAAAGGCTACAAATAGATTTACTGAATGGATAGAGTACCTGGGAGGCACAACAGAACCTGAAATATCTAAAAAAAGGTTACTTGTAAAATCCCCAGAAGAGGGTTACATAACTGCTATTGATGGGGAAAAACTTGGATTTTTAATAATAGAAATGGGAGGAGGGAGAAAGAAAGCAGGAGAAAAGATAGACCATTCAGTCGGCCTTAGATTTTTTAAAAAGATAGGTGACTACGTTAAAAAAGGAGAACCTATAGGAGAAATAATATATAACAACGGAGACGCAAAATCATTTGAAACGTCCTTTCTAAAAGCCTTTACTTTCGGAAAAGAAAAAGTGAACGTTAATATAATAAAAAATCGAATATAA